From the Montipora capricornis isolate CH-2021 chromosome 2, ASM3666992v2, whole genome shotgun sequence genome, one window contains:
- the LOC138034960 gene encoding zinc finger protein 345-like, translating to MSRSVKYRHCLAVNRGSCFIRRRNCPNEKLSLARDGEVHTAVQCFTQGGTLETHEGVHTGKKPYKCQHCGKCFSQAGKLKRHERIHTGKKPYKCQHCGKCFSQAGNLKRHERVHTGKKPYKCQHCGKCFSQAGKLKRHERIHTGKKPYKCHHCGKCFSEPGNLKRHERVHTGKKPYKCQHCGKCFRGAGNLKRHERVHTGEKPYECKQCGKCFSEASNLRVHERVHTGEKPYECEQCGKCFSQAATLRTHQRAHTEEKPYECEQCGKCFSRASNLRGHERVHTGGKPYKCKQCGKSFSRAEHLRTHERVHTGETPNECKQCGKCFSQASHLRVHERVHTGEKPYKCEQCGKCFSEAATLRRHKRVHTGEKPHECKHCGKCFSVASNLRVHERVHTGEKPYECKQCGSCFSQCFSRAEHLRRHERVHTGETPYECKQCGRCFSQAATLRRHERAHAGEKRSKRKPIGKALCNKRTDRKHEKAQEGSSSSNQDEVDIHRPCTWQGHSSNQGVKHSCWVCQEQLNSEELLLAHYQNHMTFEEPST from the exons ATGTCAAGATCAGTTAAGTACAGGCACTGCCTTGCTGTGAACAGGGGCTCTTGCTTTATACGGAGGAGAAACTGTCCCAACGAAAAACTAAGTCTTGCGAGAGATGGAGAAGTGCATACTGCTGTACAGTGTTTTACCCAAGGAGGAACATTGGAGACACATGAAGGAGTCCACACTGGAaaaaagccttataaatgccagcattgtggcaagtgttttagccaagcaggaaaaTTAAAGAGACATGAAAGAATCCACACTGGAaagaagccttataaatgccaGCATTGTGGCaaatgttttagccaagcaggaaacTTAAagagacatgaaagagtccacacTGGAaagaagccttataaatgccagcattgtggcaagtgttttagccaagcaggaaaaTTAAAGAGACATGAAAGAATCCACACTGGAaagaagccttataaatgccaccattgtggcaagtgttttagcgaaCCAGGAAACTTAAagagacatgaaagagtccacacTGGAaagaagccttataaatgccagcattgtggcaagtgttttagggGAGCAGGAAACTTAAagagacatgaaagagtccacactggagagaagccttatgaatgcaaacaatgtggcaaatgtTTTAGCGAAGCATCGAACTTAAGGGTGCACGAAAGagtacatactggagagaagccttatgaatgcgaacaatgtggaaagtgttttagccaagcagcgACTTTGAGGACACATCAAAGAGCACATACTgaagagaagccttatgaatgtgaacagtgtggaaagtgtttcaGCCGAGCATCGAATTTGAGGGGACACGAAAGAGTACATACTGGAgggaagccttataaatgcaaacaatgtggaaagaGTTTTAGCCGAGCAGAACATTtgaggacacatgaaagagtccatactggagagacgcctaatgaatgcaaacaatgtggcaaatgttttagccaagcaTCGCACTTAAGGGTGCACGAGAGagtacatactggagagaagccttataaatgcgaacagtgtggaaagtgttttagcgaAGCAGCGACTTTGAGGAGACACAaaagagtgcatactggagagaagcctcaTGAATGCAAGCATTGTGGCAAATGTTTTAGCGTAGCATCGAACTTAAGGGTGCATGAAAGAGTAcacactggagagaagccttatgaatgcaaacaatgtggaagTTGTTTTAGCCAA tGTTTTAGCCGAGCAGAACATTTGAGGAggcatgaaagagtccatactggagagacgccttatgaatgcaaacaatgtggaaggtgttttagccaagcagcgACTTTGAGGCGACACGAAAGAGCACATGCTGGAGAGAAGCGTTCTAAACGTAAGCCAATTGGAAAGGCTCTCTGCAACAAAAGAACTGACAGGAAACATGAAAAAGCACAAGAAGGTTCTTCAAGTTCGAATCAGGATGAAGTGGACATTCATCGCCCCTGCACTTGGCAAGGTCATAGTTCAAACCAGGGTGTAAAACACAGCTGTTGGGTTTGCCAGGAGCAGTTGAACAGCGAGGAGCTTCTTCTTGCACACTACCAAAATCATATGACGTTTGAGGAGCCATCAACTTGA